A genomic segment from Nicotiana tabacum cultivar K326 chromosome 9, ASM71507v2, whole genome shotgun sequence encodes:
- the LOC142164387 gene encoding uncharacterized protein LOC142164387, whose translation MANNGFPICLAGIMRPLPLSKEMTDHIGRREAMKKLRVQMGEKWNITTDERSHGREFREKISEADADFIAGLLRLACTAKAA comes from the exons ATGGCAAACAATGGGTTTCCAATATGTCTTGCAGGGATTATGCGTCCTCTCCCTCTCTCTAAAGA GATGACAGATCACATTGGAAGAAGAGAGGCCATGAAAAAACTAAGAGttcaaatgggagaaaaatggaaCATAACAACTGATGAGAGAAGCCATGGCAGAGAGTTTAGAGAGAAAATAAGTGAAGCTGATGCAGATTTTATTGCTGGTCTTCTTCGTTTGGCTTGTACAGCAAAGGCTGCTTAA
- the LOC107796268 gene encoding E3 SUMO-protein ligase SIZ1 isoform X2 — translation MDLVASCKDKLAYFRIKELKDVLTQLGLSKQGKKQDLVDRILATLSDERVSGMWPKKNSVGKEDVAKLVDDIYRKMQVGGATELASKSQVVSDSSNVKLKEEIEDSSYHMKIRCVCASSLQTETMIQCEDRRCHTWQHVRCVIIPDKPMEGGDPPIPPTTFYCELCRLGRADPFWVTMGHPLYPAKLSITSVPADGTNPVQSIEKTFQITRADRDLLAKQEYDLQAWCMLLNDKVQFRMQWPQYADLQVNGVPVRAINRPGSQLLGANGRDDGPIITPCTRDGINKITLTGCDARVFCLGVRLVKRRTVQQVLSLIPKESDGEQFEDALTRVRRCVGGGTATENADSDSDLEVVADCIPVNLRCPMSGSRMKVAGRFKPCIHMGCFDLEVFVEMNQRSRKWQCPICLKNYALEHVIIDPYFNRITSRLRSCGEDVAEIEVKPDGSWRAKIEGDRQSLGDLGRWHLPDGSLSESLDIESKPKPEILKQIKQEGGSDGNGLKVGLRKNRNGLWEISKPEDQTFSSGSRLRDNFGQDIIPMSSGATGSGKEGEDASVNQDGNGNLDFSNNAFDLEAISLIDPTYGFGNENPSVPAGDAEVIVLSDSEEENEPIISSGPIFNNNHSDAPVVPFPCQSQGIPDSFHDSTLVNGGNSCLGLFNSNDDEFGMNMWSLPSGTQGGPGFQLFSSDADVSGSLVDEQHGSINCPSSLSGYGLAADTGIGSTSLLPGTYANRPNANINDSLVDNSLAFSGNDPSLQIFLPTRPSDTSVEATRDQPDVSNGVGTEDWISLRLGGDGGVHGDSVANALSSGQQVQTKDTALDSLADTASLLLGMNDSRPTKSSRERSDSPFTFPRQRRSVRPRLYLSIDSDSE, via the exons ATGGATTTGGTTGCTAGTTGCAAG GATAAATTGGCATATTTTCGGATAAAGGAGCTCAAAGATGTTCTGACTCAACTTGGTCTTTCAAAGCAAGGGAAGAAGCAG GACCTTGTTGATCGCATATTAGCTACACTTTCTGATGAAAGAG TTTCAGGAATGTGGCCAAAGAAAAACAGTGTTGGGAAGGAAGATGTTGCAAAACTTGTTGATGACATTTACAG AAAAATGCAGGTGGGTGGGGCCACTGAGCTAGCATCGAAGTCACAAGTCGTCTCGGATAGTAGTAATGTGAAGTTAAAAGAGGAAATTGAAGACTCTTCTTACCATATGAAAATTCGCTGTGTGTGCGCAAGCTCGTTACAAACTGAAACAATGATTCAG TGTGAAGACAGAAGGTGTCACACTTGGCAACATGTGCGTTGTGTTATCATACCAGATAAGCCGATGGAGGGTGGTGATCCACCAATTCCGCCTACAACTTTTTACTGTGAATTGTGCAGACTGGGTCGTGCTGACCC CTTCTGGGTGACAATGGGACACCCTTTATACCCTGCAAAGTTGTCTATTACAAGCGTTCCTGCCGATGG CACGAACCCTGTGCAGAGTATTGAGAAAACATTTCAGATCACTAGAGCAGACAGAGACTTGTTGGCAAAACAGGAATATGATCTCCAG GCTTGGTGCATGCTTCTCAACGACAAGGTACAATTTAGGATGCAGTGGCCTCAATATGCAGATTTGCAGGTGAATG GGGTTCCTGTGCGCGCGATAAATAGACCTGGCTCTCAATTGTTGGGTGCTAATGGTCGAGATGACGGCCCTATA ATCACACCATGCACCAGAGATGGAATCAACAAAATCACATTAACAGGATGCGATGCTCGTGTCTTTTGCTTGGGGGTTAGACTTGTGAAGCGGCGTACTGTTCAACAG gTTCTTAGTTTGATCCCAAAGGAGTCAGATGGTGAGCAGTTTGAAGATGCTCTTACTCGCGTTCGTCGTTGTGTTGGTGGTGGGACGGCAACTGAAAATGCCGATAGTGATAGTGATCTGGAAGTGGTTGCTGATTGTATTCCTGTCAATCTTCGCTGCCCT ATGAGCGGTTCAAGGATGAAAGTTGCTGGAAGATTCAAACCTTGTATACACATGGGCTGCTTTGATCTTGAAGTCTTTGTTGAAATGAATCAAAGGTCAAGGAAG TGGCAATGCCCCATCTGTCTCAAGAACTACGCTTTGGAGCATGTCATCATAGATCCATATTTCAATCGAATCACTTCTCGG CTGCGAAGTTGTGGAGAAGATGTTGCAGAAATTGAAGTGAAACCTGATGGTTCTTGGCGTGCAAAGATAGAAGGTGATCGACAGAGTCTTGGGGATCTTGGGCGCTGGCACTTACCTGATGGGAGCCTGAGCGAATCTCTAGATATAGAGTCGAAACCTAAGCCCGAAATTCTTAAGCAGATTAAACAGGAAGGAGGCTCTGATGGCAATGGTCTTAAAGTTGGATTGAGGAAGAACAGAAATGGTTTGTGGGAAATCAGCAAACCGGAAGACCAGACATTTTCATCCGGAAGTAGATTGAGAGACAATTTTGGTCAGGATATCATTCCAATGAGCAGCGGTGCCACCGGTAGTGGCAAAGAAGGTGAAGATGCCAGCGTTAATCAAGATGGCAATGGGAACCTTGACTTCTCGAACAATGCGTTTGATCTTGAGGCCATTTCTCTTATTGACCCAACATATGGTTTTGGTAACGAAAATCCGTCGGTACCAGCAGGGGATGCTGAAGTTATAGTACTAAGTGATTCTGAAGAAGAAAATGAGCCAATTATCTCATCTGGGCCTATCTTTAATAACAACCATAGTGATGCACCTGTAGTTCCTTTTCCATGTCAGTCACAAGGAATTCCGGATTCTTTTCATGACTCTACGCTGGTTAACGGTGGGAATTCATGTCTCGGGCTGTTCAATTCTAATGATGATGAATTTGGGATGAACATGTGGTCTTTGCCTTCTGGAACCCAAGGGGGGCCTGGTTTTCAGTTATTTAGTTCTGATGCTGATGTTTCAGGATCTTTAGTAGATGAGCAGCATGGTTCTATTAACTGTCCCAGTTCTCTCAGTGGCTACGGGTTGGCTGCAGATACCGGCATTGGATCTACTTCTCTTCTTCCTGGAACATATGCAAATCGCCCCAATGCTAATATAAATGACAGTTTAGTTGATAATTCCCTAGCATTTAGTGGTAATGATCCCTCACTTCAGATATTTCTTCCTACTAGACCATCTGATACGTCAGTTGAGGCTACGAGGGATCAGCCTGATGTTTCAAATGGCGTTGGTACTGAGGATTGGATATCACTTCGACTTGGTGGTGATGGAGGGGTTCATGGTGATTCTGTTGCAAATGCTTTAAGCTCTGGGCAGCAAGTACAAACAAAAGACACTGCCTTGGACTCATTGGCTGACACTG CTTCATTGCTTCTTGGTATGAATGACAGCAGACCAACTAAGAGCAGTAGAGAACGATCAGATAGTCCTTTTACATTTCCTCGTCAACGTCGTTCTGTAAGACCAAGATTGTATCTAAGTATTGATTCGGATTCTGAATAG
- the LOC107796267 gene encoding proteasome subunit beta type-4 — MNMMDSAPAKSSLMSPEADIQRTQYPYVTGTSVVGIKYKDGILLAADMGGSYGSTIRYKSVERLKSVGKHSLLGASGEISDFQEISRKLDELILYDNMWDDGNSLGPKEVHNYLTRMMYNRRNKFNPLWNSLVLGGVKNGQKYLGTVSMIGVHYEDDHVATGFGNHLARPILRDEWHENLSYEEGVKLLEKCMRVLLYRDRSAVNKLQIAKITEEGVTVSQPYSLKTFWNFSAFQNPTVGAEGSW, encoded by the exons ATGAAC ATGATGGATTCAGCTCCGGCTAAAAGTAGCTTAATGAGCCCTGAAGCTGATATTCAGAGAACACA GTATCCTTATGTGACTGGGACATCCGTAGTCGGCATCAAATACAAAGATGGTATTctcttggctgctgacatgggaG GTTCCTATGGTTCAACAATACGTTACAAGAGCGTGGAGCGATTGAAATCAGTGGGAAAGCATTCCCTTCTTGGTGCAAGTGGTGAAATTAGTGATTTCCAGGAGATATCGCGGAAACTTGATGAGCTTAT CTTGTATGACAACATGTGGGATGATGGGAACTCCTTGGGTCCCAAAGAAGTGCATAACTATTTAACACGTATGATGTATAATCGCCGCAACAAGTTCAACCCACTTTGGAATTCGCTTGTACTTGGTGGAGTGAAAAATGGACAAAAGTATCTTGGaacg GTTAGTATGATTGGTGTGCATTACGAGGACGATCATGTGGCTACTGGATTTGGAAATCACCTTGCAAGGCCAATTCTCCGTGATGAATGGCATGAAAACTTGAGTTATGAAGAAGGTGTTAAGTTATTGGAGAAATGTATGCGTGTTCTTTTGTATCGAGACAGATCTGCAGTCAACAAGCTTCAG ATTGCAAAAATCACTGAAGAGGGGGTAACAGTTTCTCAGCCATACTCGTTGAAGACCTTCTGGAACTTCTCTGCTTTCCAGAATCCCACTGTTGGTGCCGAGGGTTCATGGTAG
- the LOC107796268 gene encoding E3 SUMO-protein ligase SIZ1 isoform X3 — protein sequence MDLVASCKDKLAYFRIKELKDVLTQLGLSKQGKKQDLVDRILATLSDERVSGMWPKKNSVGKEDVAKLVDDIYRKMQVGGATELASKSQVVSDSSNVKLKEEIEDSSYHMKIRCVCASSLQTETMIQCEDRRCHTWQHVRCVIIPDKPMEGGDPPIPPTTFYCELCRLGRADPFWVTMGHPLYPAKLSITSVPADGTNPVQSIEKTFQITRADRDLLAKQEYDLQAWCMLLNDKVQFRMQWPQYADLQVNGVPVRAINRPGSQLLGANGRDDGPIITPCTRDGINKITLTGCDARVFCLGVRLVKRRTVQQVLSLIPKESDGEQFEDALTRVRRCVGGGTATENADSDSDLEVVADCIPVNLRCPMSGSRMKVAGRFKPCIHMGCFDLEVFVEMNQRSRKWQCPICLKNYALEHVIIDPYFNRITSRLRSCGEDVAEIEVKPDGSWRAKIEGDRQSLGDLGRWHLPDGSLSESLDIESKPKPEILKQIKQEGGSDGNGLKVGLRKNRNGLWEISKPEDQTFSSGSRLRDNFGQDIIPMSSGATGSGKEGEDASVNQDGNGNLDFSNNAFDLEAISLIDPTYGFGNENPSVPAGDAEVIVLSDSEEENEPIISSGPIFNNNHSDAPVVPFPCQSQGIPDSFHDSTLVNGGNSCLGLFNSNDDEFGMNMWSLPSGTQGGPGFQLFSSDADVSGSLVDEQHGSINCPSSLSGYGLAADTGIGSTSLLPGTYANRPNANINDSLVDNSLAFSGNDPSLQIFLPTRPSDTSVEATRDQPDVSNGVGTEDWISLRLGGDGGVHGDSVANALSSGQQVQTKDTALDSLADTGADSMVAEQ from the exons ATGGATTTGGTTGCTAGTTGCAAG GATAAATTGGCATATTTTCGGATAAAGGAGCTCAAAGATGTTCTGACTCAACTTGGTCTTTCAAAGCAAGGGAAGAAGCAG GACCTTGTTGATCGCATATTAGCTACACTTTCTGATGAAAGAG TTTCAGGAATGTGGCCAAAGAAAAACAGTGTTGGGAAGGAAGATGTTGCAAAACTTGTTGATGACATTTACAG AAAAATGCAGGTGGGTGGGGCCACTGAGCTAGCATCGAAGTCACAAGTCGTCTCGGATAGTAGTAATGTGAAGTTAAAAGAGGAAATTGAAGACTCTTCTTACCATATGAAAATTCGCTGTGTGTGCGCAAGCTCGTTACAAACTGAAACAATGATTCAG TGTGAAGACAGAAGGTGTCACACTTGGCAACATGTGCGTTGTGTTATCATACCAGATAAGCCGATGGAGGGTGGTGATCCACCAATTCCGCCTACAACTTTTTACTGTGAATTGTGCAGACTGGGTCGTGCTGACCC CTTCTGGGTGACAATGGGACACCCTTTATACCCTGCAAAGTTGTCTATTACAAGCGTTCCTGCCGATGG CACGAACCCTGTGCAGAGTATTGAGAAAACATTTCAGATCACTAGAGCAGACAGAGACTTGTTGGCAAAACAGGAATATGATCTCCAG GCTTGGTGCATGCTTCTCAACGACAAGGTACAATTTAGGATGCAGTGGCCTCAATATGCAGATTTGCAGGTGAATG GGGTTCCTGTGCGCGCGATAAATAGACCTGGCTCTCAATTGTTGGGTGCTAATGGTCGAGATGACGGCCCTATA ATCACACCATGCACCAGAGATGGAATCAACAAAATCACATTAACAGGATGCGATGCTCGTGTCTTTTGCTTGGGGGTTAGACTTGTGAAGCGGCGTACTGTTCAACAG gTTCTTAGTTTGATCCCAAAGGAGTCAGATGGTGAGCAGTTTGAAGATGCTCTTACTCGCGTTCGTCGTTGTGTTGGTGGTGGGACGGCAACTGAAAATGCCGATAGTGATAGTGATCTGGAAGTGGTTGCTGATTGTATTCCTGTCAATCTTCGCTGCCCT ATGAGCGGTTCAAGGATGAAAGTTGCTGGAAGATTCAAACCTTGTATACACATGGGCTGCTTTGATCTTGAAGTCTTTGTTGAAATGAATCAAAGGTCAAGGAAG TGGCAATGCCCCATCTGTCTCAAGAACTACGCTTTGGAGCATGTCATCATAGATCCATATTTCAATCGAATCACTTCTCGG CTGCGAAGTTGTGGAGAAGATGTTGCAGAAATTGAAGTGAAACCTGATGGTTCTTGGCGTGCAAAGATAGAAGGTGATCGACAGAGTCTTGGGGATCTTGGGCGCTGGCACTTACCTGATGGGAGCCTGAGCGAATCTCTAGATATAGAGTCGAAACCTAAGCCCGAAATTCTTAAGCAGATTAAACAGGAAGGAGGCTCTGATGGCAATGGTCTTAAAGTTGGATTGAGGAAGAACAGAAATGGTTTGTGGGAAATCAGCAAACCGGAAGACCAGACATTTTCATCCGGAAGTAGATTGAGAGACAATTTTGGTCAGGATATCATTCCAATGAGCAGCGGTGCCACCGGTAGTGGCAAAGAAGGTGAAGATGCCAGCGTTAATCAAGATGGCAATGGGAACCTTGACTTCTCGAACAATGCGTTTGATCTTGAGGCCATTTCTCTTATTGACCCAACATATGGTTTTGGTAACGAAAATCCGTCGGTACCAGCAGGGGATGCTGAAGTTATAGTACTAAGTGATTCTGAAGAAGAAAATGAGCCAATTATCTCATCTGGGCCTATCTTTAATAACAACCATAGTGATGCACCTGTAGTTCCTTTTCCATGTCAGTCACAAGGAATTCCGGATTCTTTTCATGACTCTACGCTGGTTAACGGTGGGAATTCATGTCTCGGGCTGTTCAATTCTAATGATGATGAATTTGGGATGAACATGTGGTCTTTGCCTTCTGGAACCCAAGGGGGGCCTGGTTTTCAGTTATTTAGTTCTGATGCTGATGTTTCAGGATCTTTAGTAGATGAGCAGCATGGTTCTATTAACTGTCCCAGTTCTCTCAGTGGCTACGGGTTGGCTGCAGATACCGGCATTGGATCTACTTCTCTTCTTCCTGGAACATATGCAAATCGCCCCAATGCTAATATAAATGACAGTTTAGTTGATAATTCCCTAGCATTTAGTGGTAATGATCCCTCACTTCAGATATTTCTTCCTACTAGACCATCTGATACGTCAGTTGAGGCTACGAGGGATCAGCCTGATGTTTCAAATGGCGTTGGTACTGAGGATTGGATATCACTTCGACTTGGTGGTGATGGAGGGGTTCATGGTGATTCTGTTGCAAATGCTTTAAGCTCTGGGCAGCAAGTACAAACAAAAGACACTGCCTTGGACTCATTGGCTGACACTG GAGC
- the LOC107796268 gene encoding E3 SUMO-protein ligase SIZ1 isoform X1, protein MDLVASCKDKLAYFRIKELKDVLTQLGLSKQGKKQDLVDRILATLSDERVSGMWPKKNSVGKEDVAKLVDDIYRKMQVGGATELASKSQVVSDSSNVKLKEEIEDSSYHMKIRCVCASSLQTETMIQCEDRRCHTWQHVRCVIIPDKPMEGGDPPIPPTTFYCELCRLGRADPFWVTMGHPLYPAKLSITSVPADGTNPVQSIEKTFQITRADRDLLAKQEYDLQAWCMLLNDKVQFRMQWPQYADLQVNGVPVRAINRPGSQLLGANGRDDGPIITPCTRDGINKITLTGCDARVFCLGVRLVKRRTVQQVLSLIPKESDGEQFEDALTRVRRCVGGGTATENADSDSDLEVVADCIPVNLRCPMSGSRMKVAGRFKPCIHMGCFDLEVFVEMNQRSRKWQCPICLKNYALEHVIIDPYFNRITSRLRSCGEDVAEIEVKPDGSWRAKIEGDRQSLGDLGRWHLPDGSLSESLDIESKPKPEILKQIKQEGGSDGNGLKVGLRKNRNGLWEISKPEDQTFSSGSRLRDNFGQDIIPMSSGATGSGKEGEDASVNQDGNGNLDFSNNAFDLEAISLIDPTYGFGNENPSVPAGDAEVIVLSDSEEENEPIISSGPIFNNNHSDAPVVPFPCQSQGIPDSFHDSTLVNGGNSCLGLFNSNDDEFGMNMWSLPSGTQGGPGFQLFSSDADVSGSLVDEQHGSINCPSSLSGYGLAADTGIGSTSLLPGTYANRPNANINDSLVDNSLAFSGNDPSLQIFLPTRPSDTSVEATRDQPDVSNGVGTEDWISLRLGGDGGVHGDSVANALSSGQQVQTKDTALDSLADTGSDATVCAASLLLGMNDSRPTKSSRERSDSPFTFPRQRRSVRPRLYLSIDSDSE, encoded by the exons ATGGATTTGGTTGCTAGTTGCAAG GATAAATTGGCATATTTTCGGATAAAGGAGCTCAAAGATGTTCTGACTCAACTTGGTCTTTCAAAGCAAGGGAAGAAGCAG GACCTTGTTGATCGCATATTAGCTACACTTTCTGATGAAAGAG TTTCAGGAATGTGGCCAAAGAAAAACAGTGTTGGGAAGGAAGATGTTGCAAAACTTGTTGATGACATTTACAG AAAAATGCAGGTGGGTGGGGCCACTGAGCTAGCATCGAAGTCACAAGTCGTCTCGGATAGTAGTAATGTGAAGTTAAAAGAGGAAATTGAAGACTCTTCTTACCATATGAAAATTCGCTGTGTGTGCGCAAGCTCGTTACAAACTGAAACAATGATTCAG TGTGAAGACAGAAGGTGTCACACTTGGCAACATGTGCGTTGTGTTATCATACCAGATAAGCCGATGGAGGGTGGTGATCCACCAATTCCGCCTACAACTTTTTACTGTGAATTGTGCAGACTGGGTCGTGCTGACCC CTTCTGGGTGACAATGGGACACCCTTTATACCCTGCAAAGTTGTCTATTACAAGCGTTCCTGCCGATGG CACGAACCCTGTGCAGAGTATTGAGAAAACATTTCAGATCACTAGAGCAGACAGAGACTTGTTGGCAAAACAGGAATATGATCTCCAG GCTTGGTGCATGCTTCTCAACGACAAGGTACAATTTAGGATGCAGTGGCCTCAATATGCAGATTTGCAGGTGAATG GGGTTCCTGTGCGCGCGATAAATAGACCTGGCTCTCAATTGTTGGGTGCTAATGGTCGAGATGACGGCCCTATA ATCACACCATGCACCAGAGATGGAATCAACAAAATCACATTAACAGGATGCGATGCTCGTGTCTTTTGCTTGGGGGTTAGACTTGTGAAGCGGCGTACTGTTCAACAG gTTCTTAGTTTGATCCCAAAGGAGTCAGATGGTGAGCAGTTTGAAGATGCTCTTACTCGCGTTCGTCGTTGTGTTGGTGGTGGGACGGCAACTGAAAATGCCGATAGTGATAGTGATCTGGAAGTGGTTGCTGATTGTATTCCTGTCAATCTTCGCTGCCCT ATGAGCGGTTCAAGGATGAAAGTTGCTGGAAGATTCAAACCTTGTATACACATGGGCTGCTTTGATCTTGAAGTCTTTGTTGAAATGAATCAAAGGTCAAGGAAG TGGCAATGCCCCATCTGTCTCAAGAACTACGCTTTGGAGCATGTCATCATAGATCCATATTTCAATCGAATCACTTCTCGG CTGCGAAGTTGTGGAGAAGATGTTGCAGAAATTGAAGTGAAACCTGATGGTTCTTGGCGTGCAAAGATAGAAGGTGATCGACAGAGTCTTGGGGATCTTGGGCGCTGGCACTTACCTGATGGGAGCCTGAGCGAATCTCTAGATATAGAGTCGAAACCTAAGCCCGAAATTCTTAAGCAGATTAAACAGGAAGGAGGCTCTGATGGCAATGGTCTTAAAGTTGGATTGAGGAAGAACAGAAATGGTTTGTGGGAAATCAGCAAACCGGAAGACCAGACATTTTCATCCGGAAGTAGATTGAGAGACAATTTTGGTCAGGATATCATTCCAATGAGCAGCGGTGCCACCGGTAGTGGCAAAGAAGGTGAAGATGCCAGCGTTAATCAAGATGGCAATGGGAACCTTGACTTCTCGAACAATGCGTTTGATCTTGAGGCCATTTCTCTTATTGACCCAACATATGGTTTTGGTAACGAAAATCCGTCGGTACCAGCAGGGGATGCTGAAGTTATAGTACTAAGTGATTCTGAAGAAGAAAATGAGCCAATTATCTCATCTGGGCCTATCTTTAATAACAACCATAGTGATGCACCTGTAGTTCCTTTTCCATGTCAGTCACAAGGAATTCCGGATTCTTTTCATGACTCTACGCTGGTTAACGGTGGGAATTCATGTCTCGGGCTGTTCAATTCTAATGATGATGAATTTGGGATGAACATGTGGTCTTTGCCTTCTGGAACCCAAGGGGGGCCTGGTTTTCAGTTATTTAGTTCTGATGCTGATGTTTCAGGATCTTTAGTAGATGAGCAGCATGGTTCTATTAACTGTCCCAGTTCTCTCAGTGGCTACGGGTTGGCTGCAGATACCGGCATTGGATCTACTTCTCTTCTTCCTGGAACATATGCAAATCGCCCCAATGCTAATATAAATGACAGTTTAGTTGATAATTCCCTAGCATTTAGTGGTAATGATCCCTCACTTCAGATATTTCTTCCTACTAGACCATCTGATACGTCAGTTGAGGCTACGAGGGATCAGCCTGATGTTTCAAATGGCGTTGGTACTGAGGATTGGATATCACTTCGACTTGGTGGTGATGGAGGGGTTCATGGTGATTCTGTTGCAAATGCTTTAAGCTCTGGGCAGCAAGTACAAACAAAAGACACTGCCTTGGACTCATTGGCTGACACTG GCAGTGATGCTACTGTTTGTGCAGCTTCATTGCTTCTTGGTATGAATGACAGCAGACCAACTAAGAGCAGTAGAGAACGATCAGATAGTCCTTTTACATTTCCTCGTCAACGTCGTTCTGTAAGACCAAGATTGTATCTAAGTATTGATTCGGATTCTGAATAG